The proteins below are encoded in one region of Apium graveolens cultivar Ventura chromosome 4, ASM990537v1, whole genome shotgun sequence:
- the LOC141721513 gene encoding uncharacterized protein LOC141721513, translating to MSTSMIEITEHLTHPGHNLLQLESNKEYLCGCCKTFGSGKTFQCSSCSDFNMHEFCAKCPEQLSTFMHPLHRLSLVVRKAHGMRKNNRTCDVCEDDIEGYFYRCKDCDFDLHPVCTELPQNLRHALHVEHPLVLQKPTIDAPCCVCKGICKTWRYRCGECDGFDIHLDCVLVVVSSTTTRNIQFSPPYTLQIPPQPPFHGACWVPPGYSYPYLQQPPLHGGGWGPPGYSYPYLPQPPHHGGGVPPVYSYPYHNMYNFGFVNAQAHLYSPVYHHHHQPGYVQAYNMYNPAFSMYNSTQYNPSGCGNCKPQAHNEMNNPDVVGTPQGNENQDHHVGSPSKMQNCAKHDDDDHHHQQQQQQQIVGSNMKMPRRKRMFKIVGQLAIGVLSSVIFGVAFPGLSD from the coding sequence ATGAGCACTAGCATGATAGAGATTACAGAGCACTTGACACATCCGGGTCACAACCTATTACAACTTGAGAGCAACAAAGAATACCTTTGTGGTTGCTGCAAAACATTTGGATCCGGCAAAACTTTTCAATGCAGCTCATGTAGCGACTTCAATATGCATGAGTTTTGTGCCAAGTGTCCTGAACAACTCTCTACGTTTATGCACCCTCTCCACCGCTTAAGTCTAGTGGTCCGTAAGGCACATGGCATGCGGAAAAATAATCGTACCTGTGATGTATGCGAAGACGACATTGAGGGTTATTTCTATCGGTGCAAAGATTGCGATTTTGATCTGCATCCAGTATGTACTGAATTGCCTCAAAACTTGAGGCATGCACTTCATGTTGAGCACCCTTTGGTGCTACAGAAGCCAACAATCGATGCTCCTTGTTGCGTATGTAAAGGTATCTGTAAAACTTGGCGCTATAGGTGTGGGGAATGTGATGGCTTTGATATTCATTTGGATTGTGTGCTAGTAGTGGTATCTTCAACTACCACTAGAAATATTCAATTCTCACCGCCATACACACTACAAATCCCGCCACAGCCACCATTTCACGGTGCTTGTTGGGTGCCTCCTGGCTATTCTTATCCATATTTGCAACAACCACCACTTCACGGTGGTGGTTGGGGGCCTCCTGGCTATTCTTATCCATATTTGCCACAACCACCACATCACGGTGGTGGTGTGCCTCCTGTTTATTCTTATCCATATCATAACATGTACAACTTTGGCTTTGTAAATGCTCAAGCACATCTATATAGTCCTGtatatcatcatcatcatcaaccTGGCTATGTGCAAGCATATAACATGTATAATCCTGCATTTAGCATGTATAACAGTACACAATACAACCCTTCTGGTTGTGGAAATTGCAAGCCGCAGGCACATAATGAGATGAACAACCCCGATGTCGTCGGGACACCTCAAGGTAACGAAAACCAAGATCATCATGTCGGATCACCAAGTAAGATGCAAAATTGCGCAAAACATGATGATGATGATCATCATCatcagcagcagcagcagcagcaaataGTTGGTTCAAACATGAAGATGCCACGACGTAAAAGAATGTTTAAAATTGTTGGTCAATTAGCAATTGGAGTACTTTCAAGTGTTATTTTCGGAGTAGCATTCCCTGGTTTATCAGATTGA